A portion of the Archocentrus centrarchus isolate MPI-CPG fArcCen1 chromosome 19, fArcCen1, whole genome shotgun sequence genome contains these proteins:
- the LOC115798844 gene encoding transmembrane protein 100-like, with translation MAHLFLASKITMPDDLHGKGGRVPRSAMKVPPSISAEKLSRDKPRKDRSVVVTTHIPHVNEVQLTAATGGAEMSCYRCTIPFGVVVLIAGIVVTAVAYTFNSHGSTISVLGLVLLSAGLGLLGSSAICWRVRLNKKKDKRRESQTTLMASQGYCVV, from the coding sequence ATGGCTCATCTGTTCCTCGCCAGTAAGATTACCATGCCGGATGACCTCCATGGCAAAGGTGGCAGGGTCCCCCGGAGTGCCATGAAGGTGCCGCCGTCGATCTCTGCCGAGAAGCTGAGCCGGGACAAGCCCAGGAAGGACCGCAGTGTCGTTGTGACAACGCACATCCCGCACGTCAACGAAGTCCAGCTTACGGCAGCGACTGGGGGCGCCGAGATGTCCTGCTACCGCTGCACAATCCCCTTTGGTGTGGTGGTCCTCATTGCTGGCATCGTGGTGACGGCAGTGGCCTACACCTTCAACTCCCATGGGTCCACCATCTCGGTGCTGGGACTGGTGCTTCTGTCTGCCGGACTGGGACTGCTGGGCTCCAGCGCCATCTGCTGGAGGGTTCGACTGAATAAGAAGAAGGACAAACGAAGGGAGAGCCAGACCACCCTCATGGCCAGCCAGGGGTACTGCGTGGTCTGA